A stretch of the Apteryx mantelli isolate bAptMan1 chromosome 3, bAptMan1.hap1, whole genome shotgun sequence genome encodes the following:
- the MRPL2 gene encoding large ribosomal subunit protein uL2m, producing MAVARLCRAFGALLLPPAAAAAPRSAPALAARRGPPPPPVPWLPPPGGPWRGLSASAPRRTTDPLWKCRVKYTVRPVGMKKTGGRDHTGRIRVRGIGGGHKRRYRMIDFQRLRYEEGAPPAPFEEKVINVRYDPCRSADIALVAGGNRKRWIIATENMQPGDIIKNSSHIGRMAVSANEGDAYPLGALPVGTLICNLESHPGKGAQYIRAAGTCGVLLRKVNGTAIVQLPSKRHMQVLETCVATVGRVSNVDHNKRVIGKAGRNRWLGKRPHTGLWHRKGGWAGRKIKPLPPMKSYVNLPRAAAQE from the exons ATGGCGGTGGCGCGGTTGTGCCGGGCTTTCggggcgctgctgctgccgccggcggcggcggcggcgccgcggagcgCCCCGGccctggcggcgcggcgcggcccgcctcCGCCCCCGGTGCCCTGGCTCCCGCCGCCCGGCGGCCCCTGGAGGGGGCTGAGCGCCTCGGCGCCGCGCCGCACCACCGACCCGCTGTGGAAGTGCCGCGTCAAGTACACGGTGCGGCCCGTGGGCATGAAGAAGACGGGCGGCCGCGACCACACAg GCCGCATCCGCGTGCGCGGCATCGGCGGCGGGCACAAGCGGCGGTACCGCATGATCGACTTCCAGCGGCTGCGGTACGAGGAGggggccccgccggcgcccttCGAGGAGAAGGTCATCAACGTCCGCTACGACCCGTGCAG GTCGGCTGACATCGCCCTGGTGGCCGGAGGCAACCGGAAGCGCTGGATCATCGCCACGGAGAACATGCAGCCGGGGGACATCATCAAGAATTCGTCTCACATCGGCCGGATGGCAG TGTCGGCCAACGAAGGGGACGCCTATCCGCTGGGGGCTCTGCCTGTGGGCACGCTGATCTGCAACCTGGAGAGCCACCCCGGGAAGGGGGCACAGTACATCCGGGCAGCTG GGACTTGCGGGGTGCTGCTGAGGAAAGTGAATGGGACGGCCATCGTGCAGCTGCCCTCCAAGAGACACATGCAG GTGCTAGAGACCTGCGTGGCCACAGTGGGCCGCGTGTCCAACGTCGACCACAACAAGCGGGTGATTGGGAAGGCAGGCCGGAACCGCTGGCTGGGCAAGCGCCCGCACACGGGCTTGTGGCATCGTAAAGGTGGTTGGGCTGGACGCAAGATCAAGCCTCTCCCACCCATGAAGAGCTACGTCAACCTGCCCCGGGCTGCGGCGCAGGAGTGA